Proteins encoded together in one Rossellomorea sp. y25 window:
- a CDS encoding glycosyltransferase encodes MYIWLGTVILTVFLFTRIPTVKKSIHVRNSFLVKKCSIIIPARNEEQTIGNLLSSIQKQFIQPVEVIVVNDGSKDRTKEIAEGYGATVIDPLPLPSGWNGKSWACWNGMKASKGEFLLFVDSDTWFEQAGLLRICETYQQQQCQGVLSIHPYHRMNSGYEALSMIFHLMVFASTGVTHLLSGLFTPSGGFGQCFLCSRDVYRRIGGHEAIKGEMVEHFALSRHAKKCGESVEAVSGSNAISMRMYGNGLRELMQGWSKSFASGAKSTNIILLGLSSLWIAAFTSLIIHSPVMVWTNPYIYMIQYIFLSVYLYFIISRIGNFTVFDTLLFPIHILFFIVTFSHSVLTTFFTKNTKWKDRYVYIEKGKDEKMK; translated from the coding sequence ATGTATATTTGGTTAGGGACTGTTATTCTTACCGTTTTCCTTTTCACTAGAATTCCTACCGTCAAAAAGTCCATTCATGTAAGGAATAGTTTTCTCGTGAAAAAATGCTCCATCATCATTCCTGCAAGAAATGAAGAGCAGACGATTGGAAATCTATTATCCAGTATTCAGAAGCAATTTATTCAGCCCGTAGAAGTGATCGTTGTGAATGATGGATCAAAGGATCGAACGAAGGAAATAGCTGAAGGATACGGAGCAACAGTCATCGATCCACTCCCTCTGCCAAGTGGATGGAACGGGAAATCCTGGGCTTGTTGGAATGGGATGAAAGCATCAAAGGGTGAATTCTTATTGTTTGTTGATTCTGACACATGGTTTGAGCAAGCAGGACTGCTTAGAATATGCGAGACTTATCAACAACAGCAATGTCAGGGAGTTCTGAGCATTCACCCTTATCATCGGATGAATAGTGGATATGAGGCATTATCCATGATTTTTCATTTAATGGTTTTCGCCTCAACCGGTGTCACCCATCTCCTTTCCGGGTTGTTCACCCCTTCCGGTGGCTTTGGTCAGTGCTTCCTGTGTTCAAGAGATGTATATCGTCGAATCGGTGGCCACGAAGCAATCAAAGGAGAAATGGTGGAGCATTTTGCCTTAAGTCGACACGCTAAAAAATGTGGAGAATCAGTAGAAGCAGTCAGCGGAAGTAATGCGATTTCCATGAGAATGTATGGGAACGGTTTACGTGAGTTAATGCAAGGATGGTCGAAGAGTTTCGCTTCCGGGGCAAAATCGACAAATATCATATTATTGGGACTTTCTTCTTTGTGGATTGCCGCTTTCACTTCTTTAATCATTCATTCGCCGGTAATGGTATGGACAAACCCATATATTTATATGATTCAGTACATTTTTTTAAGTGTTTACTTGTATTTCATAATTAGTAGGATAGGGAATTTCACCGTTTTTGATACGCTCTTATTTCCAATCCATATTCTATTTTTTATTGTGACTTTTTCCCACTCCGTTTTGACTACATTTTTCACGAAAAACACGAAGTGGAAGGATCGATATGTTTATATAGAAAAAGGGAAGGATGAAAAAATGAAATGA
- a CDS encoding MFS transporter gives MNKQTIASHNIRMLFWISFFGTISFLQPVLTLFYFERGLSSSQILILLMFWSGAVLIGEVPTGMFADRFGAKYSFLFGSILKILSIALLLFAYEPWVFFLYSFINGFSVTFFSGADEALIYDSLKESNEENRMDHAMGKIQSATFISMLIAVMFGSYLAKDLADSQFNLLITLGLAFHLIEVFFVFRIKQPTMDSFKKENPFSQIKSGLLVIRQAPELLLMFLNVTLVFIPAGAVYQYFDQPLMKEAGLPVYLIGVFYAISAVMGFLASNSIGWMTAKVSRVKLMSVSGLLAVVGLLLSAIFGSSLWIVLGSFFVLRLVRAIRYPIYSQLSNDLIPSGIRATTISLLSIVDSGLDLAVFGVLSTIAVTGYSSVLIGCAFIALIGTLLPIKSVSVQKGQQNVNQIES, from the coding sequence ATGAACAAACAAACGATTGCATCCCATAATATCCGGATGCTATTTTGGATTTCTTTTTTTGGTACGATCAGTTTTCTTCAACCAGTCTTAACTTTATTCTATTTTGAAAGAGGATTATCTTCTTCCCAAATTTTGATTTTACTCATGTTTTGGAGTGGAGCTGTATTAATTGGAGAAGTGCCAACTGGAATGTTTGCTGATCGGTTTGGGGCAAAGTATTCCTTTTTATTTGGATCTATTCTTAAAATCCTTAGTATTGCGCTGCTTTTATTCGCCTATGAGCCATGGGTGTTTTTCCTGTACAGCTTTATAAATGGGTTTAGCGTGACCTTTTTTTCCGGGGCTGATGAGGCACTTATCTATGACTCACTCAAAGAATCCAATGAAGAAAATCGCATGGATCATGCAATGGGCAAAATTCAATCTGCCACATTTATCAGTATGTTGATTGCGGTTATGTTCGGCTCTTATTTAGCTAAAGATTTAGCTGACAGCCAATTTAATCTACTCATTACCTTAGGCTTGGCGTTCCATTTAATAGAGGTTTTCTTCGTCTTCAGAATTAAGCAGCCCACTATGGACTCCTTCAAAAAAGAGAATCCTTTTTCTCAAATTAAAAGCGGTCTGCTCGTGATTCGTCAAGCACCGGAGCTTTTGCTGATGTTTCTAAACGTAACATTGGTCTTCATTCCTGCAGGTGCTGTATATCAATACTTTGATCAGCCCTTGATGAAGGAGGCAGGGTTGCCTGTTTATCTAATTGGAGTTTTTTATGCCATTTCGGCAGTCATGGGTTTTCTTGCTTCTAATTCCATTGGATGGATGACTGCAAAAGTTTCGAGGGTGAAGCTTATGAGTGTATCTGGTTTGTTAGCGGTAGTTGGGTTACTATTATCCGCCATATTCGGTTCTTCTTTATGGATTGTTCTTGGATCTTTTTTCGTATTAAGACTCGTTCGAGCCATCCGTTATCCGATATACTCTCAATTAAGCAATGATTTGATTCCATCCGGGATCAGGGCGACAACGATCTCATTGCTATCCATTGTAGATTCCGGCTTGGACCTTGCAGTGTTTGGAGTGTTATCCACAATTGCAGTGACAGGATATTCCTCTGTATTGATTGGATGTGCCTTTATCGCATTAATCGGTACGCTCCTGCCTATTAAATCCGTAAGTGTACAGAAAGGCCAGCAAAATGTGAATCAAATAGAATCATAA
- a CDS encoding S1-like domain-containing RNA-binding protein produces MSSLKPGTVVDLFVDHEVPYGFFLTNEIDRVLLHHSEITEEIQEGDTVKVFLYHDKDVRLTATMRIPKVQVGAYGWAEVVDKREDLGVFVNIGLPKDILVSADDLPKFLELWPNPGDQLFLTLNRDKQDRLYGRLATENIIEQVSRRASAEMMNAKVQGRVYRLLRVGTFFLSEQGYRCFVHENERKAEPRLGELVEGRVIDVKDDGNLNVSFLPLKQDKMLDDAEVILEYLEERNGAIPFWDKSQPDDIKDRFNMSKASFKRALGKLMKEGRVYQEEGWTYLKKQ; encoded by the coding sequence ATGTCTTCTTTAAAACCAGGTACGGTAGTGGATTTATTCGTTGATCATGAAGTACCGTATGGTTTCTTTCTAACGAATGAAATAGATCGTGTGTTACTGCACCATTCTGAAATTACAGAAGAAATTCAAGAAGGAGATACTGTGAAGGTATTTCTTTATCATGATAAGGATGTTCGTCTGACAGCGACAATGCGTATCCCTAAAGTACAAGTAGGTGCTTACGGATGGGCTGAGGTAGTGGATAAACGGGAGGATTTAGGCGTTTTCGTTAACATTGGCTTGCCTAAAGATATTTTAGTGTCAGCAGATGATCTTCCTAAATTCCTTGAACTTTGGCCAAACCCGGGCGATCAGTTGTTTTTAACATTGAATCGTGATAAGCAGGATCGTTTATACGGACGATTAGCCACTGAAAATATCATTGAACAGGTATCTAGAAGAGCATCTGCAGAAATGATGAACGCAAAAGTGCAAGGAAGAGTATATCGACTGCTGAGAGTCGGAACGTTCTTTTTATCCGAACAAGGATATCGATGCTTCGTTCACGAGAATGAACGCAAAGCGGAGCCAAGACTGGGAGAGCTGGTTGAAGGAAGAGTCATCGACGTTAAGGATGACGGGAACTTAAATGTATCGTTCTTACCGTTAAAGCAGGACAAGATGTTGGATGATGCAGAAGTCATTCTTGAGTATCTGGAAGAAAGAAATGGAGCCATTCCTTTTTGGGATAAGAGCCAGCCGGATGACATCAAAGACCGCTTTAATATGAGCAAAGCTTCTTTCAAACGAGCCCTTGGGAAACTCATGAAGGAAGGCCGGGTTTATCAAGAAGAAGGCTGGACGTACTTGAAAAAGCAATAA
- a CDS encoding NCS2 family permease: MKTFFQFAERETTYRKETLAGVTTFLSMAYILVVNPIILSQAGMDKGALFTATALSAIVGSLLIGLLANFPIGIAPSMGLNSFFTFSVCIGMGVPWEIALTGVFVAGIIFMILSVMKIREKIINVIPQDLKYAIAGGIGFFVAFIGFKNAGLVVANPETFVSIGNLSSPTTLLAVFGFVITLMMLVRGIRGGIFYGMVATTVLGMITGKIEVPHSIIGKVPSLEPTFGVVFTHLGDIFTLEIMAVIFTFLFVAFFDTAGALIAVASQAGIMKDNKIPNAGRALLADSTSGVAGAIFGTSTTASFVESSAGVAVGGRTGFTSIVIAFCFSIALFFSPILSVITPEVTAPALIIVGALMATEVRHINWSRLEIVIPTFVTIIMMPLTFSVATGIALGFVLYPLAMISLKKWKDVHPIMYILCALFIVYFAFS; encoded by the coding sequence ATGAAAACATTCTTTCAATTTGCTGAAAGAGAAACAACTTATAGAAAAGAAACATTAGCAGGGGTAACGACCTTCCTTTCAATGGCCTATATTCTTGTCGTCAATCCAATCATTCTTAGCCAGGCGGGAATGGATAAAGGCGCTTTATTTACGGCTACTGCCCTGTCGGCGATTGTAGGGTCCCTTCTAATTGGATTACTTGCAAACTTCCCGATAGGTATTGCCCCCAGCATGGGACTTAACTCTTTCTTCACCTTTTCAGTATGCATAGGAATGGGTGTTCCATGGGAAATTGCACTGACAGGAGTATTTGTTGCAGGCATCATATTTATGATCCTAAGTGTCATGAAAATACGCGAGAAAATCATCAATGTCATTCCACAGGATTTAAAATATGCGATTGCAGGTGGAATTGGTTTCTTCGTAGCGTTTATAGGATTTAAAAATGCCGGACTTGTGGTTGCCAACCCAGAAACCTTTGTCTCTATCGGAAACCTTTCTTCTCCTACTACACTTCTTGCAGTCTTTGGATTCGTTATTACATTGATGATGTTAGTCAGAGGCATTCGAGGAGGAATATTTTACGGAATGGTGGCAACCACCGTCCTGGGTATGATTACTGGGAAGATTGAGGTGCCTCACTCCATTATTGGGAAGGTTCCTAGCTTAGAGCCTACATTTGGAGTTGTTTTTACTCATTTAGGTGACATTTTCACCCTTGAAATCATGGCGGTGATCTTCACATTCCTATTTGTAGCATTTTTTGACACTGCAGGGGCATTGATTGCTGTTGCCAGCCAAGCAGGTATAATGAAAGATAATAAGATTCCGAATGCAGGTAGAGCTCTTTTAGCTGATTCCACTTCAGGAGTGGCGGGAGCGATCTTTGGGACTTCAACGACAGCCTCCTTTGTAGAATCCTCTGCAGGAGTAGCCGTTGGAGGCAGAACGGGATTCACTTCTATAGTGATTGCATTCTGTTTCTCTATTGCTCTCTTCTTTTCTCCTATATTATCTGTTATTACTCCTGAGGTGACAGCTCCAGCATTGATTATTGTCGGTGCTTTAATGGCTACCGAGGTAAGGCATATTAACTGGAGCCGATTGGAAATCGTTATTCCTACATTTGTAACAATCATTATGATGCCCTTAACCTTCAGTGTTGCAACCGGGATTGCCTTAGGATTTGTCCTTTATCCACTAGCGATGATCTCGTTAAAAAAATGGAAAGACGTTCATCCGATCATGTACATACTTTGTGCATTATTCATTGTTTACTTTGCTTTTTCTTAA
- a CDS encoding MFS transporter, translating to MQNPTIYGILLAISSGHFINDTLQAVVPAMFPIIEKSLQLSYTQIGWIAFSLNMTSSLLQPVFGYYADMRSKPYLLPLGMLSSLIGLVGFALSGHFIWIILSVLFIGFGSAIFHPEGSRVAYMAAGNRRGLAQSIYQVGGNTGQSLAPLITAFIFVPFGQKGALWFSVVAILGVIVLFHVSNWYSEQLRSNEKMKRHNKKSAKKIPIHPRIKWAMVLVVFLVFARSWYGAGLSNYYQFYLIEDYGLSIKEAQAYIFVFMFAGVLGTFLGGPLADRFGKRNIIFFSMLGAAPLTLALPYLSLSIVYPFIFCIGFILSSSFSVIVVYAQELLPQKIGMVSGLTVGLAFGMGAVGAVIFGGLADLYTIRFVMILCSFLPLLGMMTFLLPSDETVRSFHKYL from the coding sequence ATGCAGAATCCTACCATTTACGGTATTCTATTAGCCATCAGTTCCGGTCATTTTATCAATGATACGTTACAGGCAGTTGTTCCAGCCATGTTTCCGATCATTGAGAAATCCTTACAGCTGAGTTATACCCAAATTGGCTGGATCGCATTTTCACTCAATATGACTTCTTCATTGTTGCAGCCGGTATTCGGTTATTATGCGGATATGCGTTCAAAACCTTATTTACTTCCATTAGGAATGCTGTCAAGCTTAATAGGTTTAGTGGGCTTTGCATTATCCGGTCATTTTATCTGGATTATTCTATCTGTGTTATTTATCGGGTTCGGCTCGGCCATCTTTCATCCTGAAGGTTCCAGGGTAGCGTATATGGCAGCCGGAAATCGCAGGGGCCTGGCTCAATCGATTTATCAAGTTGGTGGGAATACAGGGCAGTCACTTGCTCCATTGATTACGGCATTTATATTTGTTCCATTTGGCCAAAAAGGGGCCCTGTGGTTTTCCGTTGTAGCAATCTTAGGGGTCATCGTTTTATTTCATGTATCCAATTGGTACTCTGAACAATTACGTTCTAATGAAAAGATGAAACGTCATAACAAGAAAAGCGCGAAGAAGATCCCGATTCATCCTAGAATTAAATGGGCAATGGTATTAGTTGTGTTTTTAGTGTTTGCCCGTTCGTGGTATGGAGCTGGATTATCAAATTACTACCAGTTTTATTTAATTGAAGATTACGGTCTTTCAATTAAAGAAGCTCAAGCATACATTTTTGTATTTATGTTTGCTGGAGTACTGGGAACCTTTTTGGGAGGGCCGCTTGCAGACCGTTTTGGAAAAAGGAATATCATTTTCTTTTCAATGTTAGGTGCTGCGCCGTTAACCCTTGCATTACCTTACTTATCTTTAAGTATTGTCTATCCATTTATCTTTTGCATCGGATTTATCTTGTCTTCAAGCTTTAGTGTAATCGTTGTCTATGCACAAGAACTTTTGCCACAAAAGATTGGAATGGTGTCAGGACTAACCGTTGGACTTGCCTTTGGAATGGGAGCTGTAGGTGCAGTCATTTTCGGGGGATTGGCAGATCTATACACCATTCGTTTCGTCATGATACTTTGCAGCTTTCTCCCACTACTGGGGATGATGACGTTCCTGCTTCCTTCCGACGAAACGGTACGGAGTTTTCATAAATATCTATAG
- a CDS encoding YhcN/YlaJ family sporulation lipoprotein, giving the protein MKKYLLISLLGIMFIGTAAGCGMGDNMNEEGQEMNNRNLEKVNYKNDQANRDYVNNREYVNDGTMRENYSMADKEANKVASLNEVKSAYVMTTDQNAYVAVALEDNMNGKVSKDLEKKISDQVKSQNGNINNVYISTNPDFTDRMRDYANKAENGKPIEGLGEEIAEMLRRVFPNRG; this is encoded by the coding sequence ATGAAAAAATATCTATTGATTTCCCTTTTGGGAATAATGTTCATTGGTACCGCAGCTGGTTGTGGTATGGGGGATAACATGAACGAAGAAGGCCAAGAAATGAATAATCGGAATTTGGAAAAAGTGAACTACAAAAATGATCAGGCAAATCGTGATTATGTAAATAATCGTGAGTATGTAAATGACGGAACAATGAGAGAGAATTATTCAATGGCCGATAAAGAGGCGAATAAGGTGGCTAGTCTTAATGAGGTCAAAAGCGCTTATGTTATGACAACCGATCAAAACGCGTATGTAGCAGTGGCACTTGAAGATAATATGAATGGAAAAGTTTCAAAGGACTTGGAGAAAAAGATCTCAGATCAAGTGAAAAGTCAAAACGGAAATATAAATAATGTTTACATTTCAACAAATCCTGATTTCACTGATCGTATGCGAGATTATGCAAACAAAGCAGAGAATGGGAAACCCATTGAGGGACTAGGTGAAGAGATTGCAGAAATGCTGAGACGAGTATTTCCGAACAGAGGCTAA
- a CDS encoding ZIP family metal transporter, whose amino-acid sequence MKKVYGGGEMFQAALWGGIASLSLLIGAIMGIYLHISKRIVAYIMALGTGLIIGSATFDLLSEAEGKANLYHLTSMFLLGALIFTLFEIFISKKGGSERKRSKKNPHGHSGLAIYVGTIMDAIPESIIIGVSFIGDQSIQWVFIIAIFISNFPESLSSSIGFRLDHYSTRKILTLWGSVVVLSSLSSLLGYVFLQDASESISYIIGAFGAGGLLAMVSSTMLPEAFEEGGPIVGFLSSFGIILSYILTHIS is encoded by the coding sequence ATGAAGAAGGTTTATGGAGGTGGAGAAATGTTCCAGGCTGCTTTATGGGGAGGGATTGCAAGTTTATCCCTACTAATCGGGGCTATTATGGGGATTTATTTGCACATATCAAAACGAATCGTCGCCTATATTATGGCATTAGGAACGGGGTTGATCATAGGTTCTGCCACCTTTGATCTACTAAGTGAGGCAGAAGGCAAAGCGAACCTTTACCATCTCACATCCATGTTCTTGCTGGGGGCACTCATATTCACTCTTTTCGAAATCTTTATTTCCAAAAAAGGTGGAAGTGAAAGGAAGAGGTCAAAGAAGAATCCCCATGGTCATTCTGGATTAGCCATTTATGTGGGAACCATCATGGATGCAATACCCGAATCCATCATTATTGGAGTCAGCTTTATAGGAGACCAATCAATACAATGGGTATTTATCATCGCCATTTTCATCAGTAATTTTCCTGAATCACTATCAAGCAGCATCGGGTTCAGGCTTGATCATTATAGTACTCGTAAAATTCTCACCCTCTGGGGGAGTGTAGTCGTTCTCTCCTCCCTTAGCTCCTTGCTCGGGTATGTATTTTTACAAGATGCCTCAGAAAGCATCTCTTACATAATAGGCGCTTTTGGTGCAGGCGGATTATTGGCCATGGTTTCTTCTACGATGCTGCCTGAGGCGTTTGAAGAAGGAGGACCTATTGTCGGATTCCTATCTTCATTTGGTATAATCCTTTCCTATATATTAACCCATATATCGTAG
- a CDS encoding endonuclease MutS2: MNEKTFQTLEFNSVKEELTRFALTEEGKTVLINMIPTTNIRQIDMRLDEVTEAVRILEKSASIPIHALDGVENIIANLNKGVPLRPDQLTNLYYFLDACKKLKKYMQDKQWVAPRVSSYVYSIEDIPEIGEEINRCIRNGRVDDYASKELLRIRKQVGIQEDRLKDKIQSIVKSAKYKSFLQESIVSQRNGRYVLPIKKEYRGKMKGAVLDTSASGSTLYIEPEELCNQQDQLLFYKLEEDREVENILWTLTGLVQLYEPQLKLAIETMVHYDVLFAKAKYSRSIDGVSPMVNEDHQIHLINAVHPLLGKQAVPLSIQMGEGFHALVITGPNTGGKTVAIKTVGLLTLMTQCGLHIPAEKGSAISIYQDILLDIGDGQSLQQNLSTFSSHIKNIIDILKGTNDRTLVLLDELGSGTDPLEGMGLATAILKQLYEKGATILATTHYSEIKHFAEEHEGFMNGSMEFNIDTLQPTYRLIVGEGGESQAFSIALKLGMHPEIIEKAHEITYREKKSYSLGEIDYHAKKEMEKQVIVNKYKKRLHRKPNSLKRNSSVRLFHKGDNVKISPIGEFGIVYEGPDEMGDYMVQIKGEKRSFNHKRLELYVSAQELYPDDYDFDIIFNSKENRKKDKQMSKGFVEGLTIDHE, translated from the coding sequence TTGAACGAAAAAACGTTTCAAACATTAGAATTTAACTCAGTGAAAGAGGAGCTAACCCGATTTGCTCTGACAGAAGAAGGAAAAACAGTACTGATCAATATGATTCCCACAACAAACATCCGCCAGATTGATATGCGTTTAGATGAAGTAACAGAAGCCGTTAGAATCCTGGAGAAGAGTGCCAGTATCCCGATTCATGCACTGGACGGAGTAGAAAACATTATAGCTAATCTAAATAAAGGAGTACCTTTAAGGCCGGATCAGCTTACAAACCTGTATTATTTTCTGGATGCATGTAAAAAGCTGAAAAAATATATGCAGGATAAACAGTGGGTGGCACCGAGGGTATCTTCTTATGTCTATTCCATTGAAGATATCCCTGAAATTGGGGAAGAAATCAATCGATGCATCCGAAATGGTAGAGTAGATGATTACGCAAGTAAAGAGTTACTGCGGATTAGAAAGCAAGTTGGGATTCAAGAGGACCGCTTAAAGGATAAAATCCAATCGATTGTAAAGTCGGCCAAGTATAAATCGTTCCTTCAAGAATCGATTGTGAGCCAGAGGAACGGCAGATACGTCCTCCCGATCAAGAAAGAATACAGGGGGAAAATGAAAGGTGCGGTACTCGATACTTCTGCTTCCGGGTCAACCTTATACATTGAACCAGAGGAATTATGCAATCAGCAGGACCAACTATTGTTTTATAAACTGGAGGAAGACCGTGAAGTCGAGAATATCCTTTGGACATTAACAGGATTGGTTCAATTATATGAACCACAATTAAAACTGGCGATTGAAACAATGGTACATTATGATGTATTATTCGCAAAAGCGAAATATAGCCGTTCCATTGATGGTGTGAGCCCCATGGTAAATGAAGATCATCAAATACATTTGATAAATGCAGTTCATCCCCTGCTTGGAAAACAGGCAGTACCATTATCCATTCAGATGGGTGAGGGCTTTCATGCATTAGTCATAACCGGTCCCAATACTGGAGGTAAGACGGTCGCCATCAAAACGGTGGGCCTTCTTACACTCATGACCCAATGCGGCCTTCATATTCCGGCAGAAAAGGGCAGTGCAATCAGTATTTATCAAGATATTCTTTTAGATATAGGGGATGGTCAAAGCCTTCAGCAAAATTTAAGTACATTCAGCTCCCATATTAAAAATATTATCGATATTTTAAAGGGTACAAATGATCGAACTCTGGTTCTGTTAGATGAGCTCGGTTCAGGTACTGATCCCTTGGAAGGAATGGGTCTGGCCACAGCCATCCTGAAACAATTATATGAGAAGGGCGCAACGATCCTCGCCACTACTCATTATAGTGAAATAAAACATTTTGCAGAAGAACACGAGGGATTTATGAATGGAAGTATGGAATTTAATATCGACACATTGCAACCAACGTATCGATTGATTGTAGGGGAAGGAGGCGAAAGTCAAGCATTTTCCATTGCGTTGAAACTGGGAATGCACCCTGAGATCATTGAAAAAGCACATGAAATTACGTATAGAGAAAAGAAAAGCTATAGCCTTGGAGAAATTGATTATCATGCGAAGAAGGAAATGGAGAAGCAGGTTATTGTAAACAAATACAAAAAAAGGCTTCATAGAAAACCCAATTCATTAAAGAGAAACAGTTCAGTTCGATTATTTCACAAAGGAGATAATGTGAAAATTTCGCCGATTGGAGAATTCGGGATAGTGTATGAAGGACCTGATGAAATGGGGGATTACATGGTTCAAATAAAAGGAGAAAAAAGAAGTTTTAATCATAAACGATTGGAGTTATATGTGTCAGCCCAGGAATTATATCCCGATGACTATGACTTTGATATTATTTTTAACAGCAAAGAAAATCGTAAGAAAGATAAACAGATGAGTAAAGGCTTTGTTGAAGGATTAACCATAGATCATGAATGA
- a CDS encoding DUF4395 domain-containing protein, translated as MDTFNSIPKPLVQLNQWFIVTSVAFSWVFQIDFFLVLPFLVGLTSVLFKFNPVIKTGRHFLKKELSSYPAEDADQQQFNNIIAVSCLGAAIISTLAGWSTGFYIFSGMVFLAASIALAGFCIGCFIRFQWKRFQYKRSMQ; from the coding sequence GTGGATACATTCAATTCAATACCAAAACCGCTCGTTCAATTAAATCAATGGTTTATCGTTACATCTGTTGCCTTTTCATGGGTATTTCAAATAGATTTCTTCTTAGTACTTCCATTCCTGGTGGGATTGACGTCTGTACTATTCAAGTTCAATCCTGTCATAAAAACAGGGAGGCATTTCTTAAAGAAAGAATTGTCATCCTACCCAGCTGAAGACGCTGATCAACAGCAATTTAATAATATCATTGCCGTGAGCTGCCTGGGAGCAGCTATCATTAGTACTCTAGCTGGATGGAGTACAGGCTTTTATATTTTCTCAGGAATGGTATTCTTGGCAGCATCAATTGCTCTTGCAGGATTCTGTATCGGTTGCTTTATTCGTTTTCAATGGAAAAGGTTCCAATATAAACGGTCTATGCAATAG
- a CDS encoding ferritin-like domain-containing protein: protein MMYNQYPYYFENHDDRQIDRQLRRDIQKAINDEFKAISYYTQLAELAPNDTAKQAILGIRQDEIRHFNGFTQSYLQLTGRYPSINLVNPRDLPSNYRQGIRESIKDESETVSFYLSISNRLTEPRAKRRFMRAAYDEQRHAEILRNL from the coding sequence ATGATGTACAATCAATATCCATATTACTTTGAAAATCATGACGACCGTCAAATCGATCGACAGTTGAGAAGGGATATACAAAAAGCCATTAATGATGAGTTCAAAGCTATTTCTTACTATACACAGCTGGCTGAACTTGCCCCGAATGATACAGCCAAACAAGCGATCCTGGGAATAAGACAAGATGAGATCCGTCATTTTAATGGATTTACACAATCGTATTTACAACTGACCGGTCGCTACCCTTCCATTAATTTAGTCAATCCAAGAGACCTTCCTTCGAATTACCGGCAAGGAATAAGAGAAAGCATTAAAGATGAAAGTGAAACGGTATCCTTTTATTTATCCATTTCAAACCGGCTTACCGAGCCAAGAGCCAAACGTAGATTCATGAGGGCTGCATATGATGAACAGCGTCATGCAGAAATACTAAGGAACCTATAA
- a CDS encoding DUF1232 domain-containing protein, with protein sequence MMKFVKRVRFLFNVRRSVPFLVDFFRSKEVSLFKKVFSIGLVAGYFWVPFDLIPDVFILFGIVDDLAVFAFVLQLIVKMAPEELQHRYELKK encoded by the coding sequence ATGATGAAATTTGTGAAGCGGGTGAGGTTTCTTTTTAATGTTCGCAGGTCGGTGCCGTTTTTGGTTGATTTTTTTCGGTCTAAAGAGGTTTCGTTATTTAAGAAGGTATTCTCGATTGGGCTGGTGGCGGGATATTTCTGGGTTCCGTTTGATTTGATTCCCGATGTTTTTATTTTGTTTGGTATTGTTGATGATTTGGCAGTGTTTGCGTTTGTTCTTCAGCTTATCGTGAAGATGGCTCCTGAAGAGTTACAGCATCGATACGAGTTAAAGAAATGA